In Mobula hypostoma chromosome 24, sMobHyp1.1, whole genome shotgun sequence, a genomic segment contains:
- the LOC134337545 gene encoding vimentin-type intermediate filament-associated coiled-coil protein-like: protein MRRMSVLSPVQIKEANAHLAAVHRRVTELERRLEAAERTVREQAERLMGKDRELQAAVRELALRKDREMVDVQEKLQDCEGTVQRLQMLMKEKDEVIAQLRHRSQLLDKITRSRPFLDNLLSYMAEAEHSQSIHLPHPSFPEHQADSLQLGSNGLMNASPSDQNFSVSEDDTEELDQDDSIFGTTV, encoded by the exons ATGCGCAGGATGTCGGTGCTGAGCCCGGTGCAGATTAAGGAGGCGAACGCACACCTGGCGGCTGTTCACCGCCGGGTGACGGAGTTGGAGCGCCGGTTGGAGGCGGCCGAGCGGACGGTTCGGGAACAGGCTGAGCGGTTGATGGGCAAAGACCGGGAACTGCAGGCCGCAGTCAGGGAGCTGGCGCTACGCAAGGAccg GGAGATGGTAGACGTGCAGGAGAAGCTACAGGACTGTGAGGGAACGGTGCAAAGGCTACAGATGCTGATGAAGGAGAAGGATGAAGTAATTGCCCAGCTGAGACATCGTAGTCAACTGCTGGATAAAATCACCCGCAGCCGACCTTTCCTCGACAACTTACTGTCCTACATGGCTGAAGCTGAACACTCACAGAGCATTCATCTTCCACACCCCAGCTTCCCTGAACACCAAGCAGACTCCCTTCAATTAGGCAGTAATGGGTTAATGAACGCCAGCCCCAGTGACCAAAATTTCTCTGTCAGTGAGGATGACACTGAGGAGCTGGACCAAGATGACTCAATCTTTGGGACCACAGTTTAA